The DNA sequence NNNNNNNNNNNNNNNNNNNNNNNNNNNNNNNNNNNNNNNNNNNNNNNNNNNNNNNNNNNNNNNNNNNNNNNNNNNNNNNNNNNNNNNNNNNNNNNNNNNNNNNNNNNNNNNNNNNNNNNNNNNNNNNNNNNNNNNNNNNNNNNNNNNNNNNNNNNNNNNNNNNNNNNNNNNNNNNNNNNNNNNNNNNNNNNNNNNNNNNNNNNNNNNNNNNNNNNNNNNNNNNNNNNNNNNNNNNNNNNNNNNNNNNNNNNNNNNNNNNNNNNNNNNNNNNNNNNNNNNNNNNNNNNNNNNNNNNNNNNNNNNNNNNNNNNNNNNNNNNNNNNNNNNNNNNNNNNNNNNNNNNNNNNNNNNNNNNNNNNNNNNNNNNNNNNNNNNNNNNNNNNNNNNNNNNNNNNNNNNNNNNNNNNNNNNNNNNNNNNNNNNNNNNNNNNNNNNNNNNNNNNNNNNNNNNNNNNNNNNNNNNNNNNNNNNNNNNNNNNNNNNNNNNNNNNNNNNNNNNNNNNNNNNNNNNNNNNNNNNNNNNNNNNNNNNNNNNNNNNNNNNNNNNNNNNNNNNNNNNNNNNNNNNNNNNNNNNNNNNNNNNNNNNNNNNNNNNNNNNNNNNNNNNNNNNNNNNNNNNNNNNNNNNNNNNNNNNNNNNNNNNNNNNNNNNNNNNNNNNNNNNNNNNNNNNNNNNNNNNNNNNNNNNNNNNNNNNNNNNNNNNNNNNNNNNNNNNNNNNNNNNNNNNNNNNNNNNNNNNNNNNNNNNNNNNNNNNNNNNNNNNNNNNNNNNNNNNNNNNNNNNNNNNNNNNNNNNNNNNNNNNNNNNNNNNNNNNNNNNNNNNNNNNNNNNNNNNNNNNNNNNNNNNNNNNNNNNNNNNNNNNNNNNNNNNNNNNNNNNNNNNNNNNNNNNNNNNNNNNNNNNNNNNNNNNNNNNNNNNNNNNNNNNNNNNNNNNNNNNNNNNNNNNNNNNNNNNNNNNNNNNNNNNNNNNNNNNNNNNNNNNNNNNNNNNNNNNNNNNNNNNNNNNNNNNNNNNNNNNNNNNNNNNNNNNNNNNNNNNNNNNNNNNNNNNNNNNNNNNNNNNNNNNNNNNNNNNNNNNNNNNNNNNNNNNNNNNNNNNNNNNNNNNNNNNNNNNNNNNNNNNNNNNNNNNNNNNNNNNNNNNNNNNNNNNNNNNNNNNNNNNNNNNNNNNNNNNNNNNNNNNNNNNNNNNNNNNNNNNNNNNNNNNNNNNNNNNNNNNNNNNNNNNNNNNNNNNNNNNNNNNNNNNNNNNNNNNNNNNNNNNNNNNNNNNNNNNNNNNNNNNNNNNNNNNNNNNNNNNNNNNNNNNNNNNNNNNNNNNNNNNNNNNNNNNNNNNNNNNNNNNNNNNNNNNNNNNNNNNNNNNNNNNNNNNNNNNNNNNNNNNNNNNNNNNNNNNNNNNNNNNNNNNNNNNNNNNNNNNNNNNNNNNNNNNNNNNNNNNNNNNNNNNNNNNNNNNNNNNNNNNNNNNNNNNNNNNNNNNNNNNNNNNNNNNNNNNNNNNNNNNNGCATCCCCGCCAGATGGGGCCTCCTGGTGCAGAACCGCCGGGTCCGGCGCTGGGGTTCCACGGCCGCATCCCTACGTGCTGCTCCTCTCCTTCACCTTCTCACCTTTGCTGTCCTGGGGGAGCAGAAAGGAGATGGAGGCTCAGCTCAGCACCGCGCAGCGCTGCGGCCGCCGCCCCCACCCGCTGCCCCCAGAGCCAGAGCAGCTCCTCGGGCCACGCTGCCCTCCCGCTCCAGGGGTGGCTCCCTGCAGGGATGCTCAGGGCAGATCTCCAGCAGGGGAGGCACAGGGGAGCAGCGCCGCCCAGCCCGAGGCACAGCAGCACGGTGACACACGGTGACAAAGGGAACCAAACACACACGTGGCACTcgggcacacacacacagagaccAGAGCTGCGGTGAGAAATCTGTCCCCAGAGCACAGGAACGGCTCTCGGCTCCGTACGGCCTTTAAGGCTGCTGTCTGTGCTATGTACTGCTATGTACTACAGCATCCTGGCACTGCTCTCCCACTGAAGGCACTGCCTCCTAAGCTCAGTGCTGGGTTATTCcctctgaagcatttttttctaccctgagcagaaagagaaagcaagagtCAAATTCCGACTTACTTTTTACGTGGGTTAGATTTAAAGTATTTAGAAACTCAAATTAACTGGAGCCCTGCTTACCACCTGCAACGAGAAGCTGAGGTTTGGGACATGTCAATAACGAGGCACTTTTAAAATGTCCTTGgaacaacacatttttttttcaggtgggAGAGGGAGGCTGCAGCACCACACACACCTCAGGGGACAGCACCAGGCAGACACGGGCAGAAGGGGTGGGGAAAGGGATGAACGGAGGGGACGGTACCTCGGGAGGCGGCGGTTTGATGGTGACAGGCTGGGACGTCCTCCGTGGTGGTGAGGGTTTGGGCTGCACTTGCTGCTGGACAGTGTTGTAGTAGGTGACCCCCCCGTACACCTGGGACTGCGCCTGCTGCCGGAGAGCGGCACGGTCAGCACCGGGCGCCCGCCTGCTGCCGCGGCACCGGCATGACGGGGGGAGATGGCAGCACACGGGTGGTAGATCCACCCACAGCGACGGCCCCCCAGGGCTGCCCCAAAGCGGGCTGCGCCCCCAGCCCCTGCGCGGGCGGCTCCGATCCGAGCAGGGAAGGTGATGGAGGCTGGGGGAGAAGTGCGTGGCTCAGTCCTGCCGCTGCGTGTCAGCCGTGCGCCGCTCGCACGCGGCATCGGGGACCTCTGGTTGTCACCGGGAGGGGCGGACGCTCCGCCTGCTCCCCACTCACACGGAGCTGGGTTGGGAACGGGAAaagccagccctgcagcaagcactgctcGCAGCCAGGACTGCCCAGGCAGCGCTGAGGAACGGCGGCGGGCAGTTCCCAGTGTGCACAAAGGACGTCCGAACAGTCCTCGAGGTGGCTTCGGCTGAGCGTGAAGCTGGAGCTGAGCAGCTCTCAGCCTCCTGTGGGACAGCGCCCAGCTCTACAGGGGAAAATCTCAGCTCTGGGATCCTCCAATACAGGTATGCCATACTTGAGACCCCAAATCCAAGTGAAGTGCAGTGCAGATGTGGGAGCAATCCCTTTTGGTGCCCACCTCCAGCAGAGAAGCAAATGACAGCAAACAGCCACTGCTGGGGGCAGCCCCACCGCCGCACTCCCCTCCCAGCTCAGGAACACCCACGGCTCCGGCAGGAAGGAAAGGCAGCACGGCTCACCTGTGTGTTGGAATAGAGGTGTGGAGGGGGCGGTGGGGGCAGCGCTCCGGGGGGGTACGGTAGCCAGGATTCCCAAAATTCATGACTCCAGGCGGGGAGAAGTAAGTCGGGGCGAGCAGCTGCTGCGGCGGGGCTGCCCTGGAGGCATGGAGACCGGCGGAGGGTAGAGCCCAGGGTTTGCCATCGGGGCTGCTGTCTGGTGGGGATGTAAACCTGAAGGAGCGACAAAAACGAGCTGAGCACCACGTCCTGGAGGCAGTGCGCTGTATGGGGACAGGGCTGCCGTGGGGGCAGAGGGCAGCATGGCTGCGCCATCCGTGCCGCAGGCAGGAGAAGGGCAGAGGCTTTTCCTACAGCCTGCAGAGCTCAACTCCTGTgctggggaaaggaaaggggaagctCTTCTCAGCAAAGAGCACACGGCCCCCCCGGCCTCGGTTCAGGAACCGGACACGGCCCCAATTGGCACGTCCACTTCAGGAAACAGTTTTGCAGGCGAGATAGAGAACACCCCAATCCAACAgctctcatttctgcttttctcttctgagcTACGAGCAGCAGGGAATGAAGACCCAGCCTGGCACGACAGCTGGCACAGCCCCACACCCTGCTGCCGAGGAAGGGCCTGGCCAGGCTGCACGCAGAACCAGAGGCTGCCAAGGCAATGAGATGATCTCAGTCTGCGCTGCCTGCGAGAGTCAGACACGGCTACTTTTCTTCCCTGAAGTTTTATATGAATTCAACCCTACTGCACGAGGGAAGCAGGTCTCCTCCATGCCACAGAAAAGGACAGAGGCTGTGCAAAGCTGGCCTGGCTGCCCCGTGCTCCTCACCTGGATGAGGGAGATGCATTTCTGGCTGCACGATCATCCCCTGGGGCGGCAGCGGGGCCGGGTTCTCACTGTGGGTGTAGATTGGTCCCTGGAATTGTACtgcaacacagagcagagcGTAAGAAAAATCCCCACCAGATTTTGTTCTACTGCAGCAGATCACACCGCAGATCCAAGCCACCTACAGTTACTGCACTTGAATGCAGTGCTGCAAGCTCCACTCCTACCAGAACAGCACACAGCCCACCCAGCTCACAGATGCTGCATGCTCCCACAGCAGAGCTTCCTATTCCCTTTACAATGCAGACCGCTCAGGGAATTTCTCCTCTCACACTTTACATGCCAGAATAAATTCCAAACCCATCTTTTTGTTCAGCagtcctccctgctgctctgatTTCTGGCCAGTTTTAACTTCTCACAAAAAAAGCCTTTGGAGCCCCTGCCTGGGGCAGGAGGGCAACGCTGCACACCGAGAAcagcccagggcagctcagagcagcagagacaaagCAGTGATGCTACTGACAAAGGGAAGGGGAACAAAGCCCCCCTTCAGCCCCAGCCCGGTGCCAGCACCTGAGCACACAGGGCAGGAGGGGATCACTCACGTGGGTCGTAGTAGTGCCCCTCCATGATGCTGATGTGCATGGGGGGGGCAGGCTCTGGCACTGGTGGTCTCTGCCGCTGCGAGGAGTAGCGCTTCACCCGGCCGCCCTGCACCGCCTGCAGGGGACAAAGCAGCAGTCAGTGCCCAGCAGGGAGCACCCACTGCCCCCCCTGGGCCTCTGTGGGTCACAGCAAAACCACGGCACACAGAAAGGGAAGGGCTGAGGTGCCCCAGCCACGCTCTAGTTATTCCAGCCCACAATCAAAGCAATGCTCGGCTTCCCCGCTTCCATAAACGACGTGCTTTACCATTTCCTCCATCCTGTTGAACTGAGGAGGTGGCCCAGTTCCCACGTGCATATGGTTGGGAATACCTGAGGAAGAAGCAAACCGGTTATTATGGGTTGCATTTGTTCTCAGCCACCTCGCTGTCaccagtgctgggagctgcacagCACCGCCAGGAGACCCCGCACTGCCTTCCCAGTGAGAACCTCACAGCAACCCAGCTGTCTGACTGCCATTTTCAACATCTCAGAGCAAACCAGCAGCTGTTGTGTCACTGCACGATCATCCACTCTGCTCAGTGCATTTTAAATCCTCCTAAAAGGAATCCTCCACTTGAAACCCAGGTTCCgatctcagctctgctcctgctcagaGCATTTCTTCACAGCACAAACACGAATCCATCTGGGACAGCGTAAGCATCAAAAACAACCACCAGCACCACCACGTAATCTCAGCTGTGAATCACCCTAAGCTTCCAAACTCTCATCCTAGTGGCACATTTACAGCCTGCCCACTCTGGTCTAGGATCTGCTCACACCAGGCTGTGTGCAGGAAGATCTGTTTCCACAGACCTAACCCTCAAGAGCAGCTTAGGATAGCAGCAGGTCACATCCTTCTCCTTGCTCCAGTTTTACTCCTCTTGGGAAGGACTCTGACTctccccagaaaaaaaaaactttaattcTGCAAACAGATAATTATATCTGGATGACCTCTGGCACGGTTGCTCCACAAGAATTCAGTCCTTTGCTCAGCCTGCCTGCCCACTTCCCAGCACAGATCGGCCTCCTCCAGCCACACCAATGGATTTACAGCCAAATGGCACCGCcagagagcagctcagagcCTGCAGCATGCCCGTGCTGATGAAGGGAGGCCGGGTCCCTCCTGCCCCCAGCAGCACATCACAGGAGCCCACTTACTCATCACCCTCACCTGTAACCACACACAATGCTCTTTATCCTCTGAACTCCAACTCTGAGCCTTGCTGTGACTCACACAGCTCTGAgttcctgctgcctgctccccaCACAGCCCTTCCCCTTCACTGAGCCTTCCCCCATTCTTAACAAATAGGGTAGGCAGAAAGAGTCTGCTCTGATGCCCACCTGAGCCTTAACCCAGATCACCTACaacagaatatttcatttcctcGTTTTTACGTTCTGTTTTGTCCCTTCCCATCGTCCCACTGCATCTTCTCCATCTTGTTAGTCTCCACCACCCACCACAGCTGGGACAGCAtcacacagctcagctctgagcaACGACATGACTGCAGACCCCAGGCAGGGGCAGCCTCCAAGCTGCCAGCTGGCACACACTTACCCCGCAGCTCCCGGGGCTGTATGAACTGAGACTGCCCCGGACTCCAGTTCTGCTCCGTCAGATTCATCTGAATCATCTCCTGCTCAAGTCCATCCAAGCTGGATTCCACTGGTGACTCCCAGTTGCTGCTCTTTGCTGGTGGGGGGGACGTCTCAGCCTGGACGGGTTTTGGTGTCGCAGGAGCTTCCAGAGCAGGCACGTCATCTGCCAGCTTCCCCGTGTCCCCAGCTTTGACTCTGGTCCTCCTTGCCCGGGAGTAAGACTTCTTTTCAATTGGTCTGTCTGGCGGCGGCTGCACAGCGTCGGTCTGGTTTTCCAGAGCACCCTCCTCCTTGACAGGACTGCCATGGACGTGCACTGCTTCCACTTCTGGCGACTTCTCTCTCGGTG is a window from the Meleagris gallopavo isolate NT-WF06-2002-E0010 breed Aviagen turkey brand Nicholas breeding stock unplaced genomic scaffold, Turkey_5.1 ChrUn_random_7180001860422, whole genome shotgun sequence genome containing:
- the CASC3 gene encoding LOW QUALITY PROTEIN: protein CASC3 (The sequence of the model RefSeq protein was modified relative to this genomic sequence to represent the inferred CDS: inserted 2 bases in 2 codons), with amino-acid sequence METFCLFDGIEGDAVLSDYESAEDSEAEEEDYSEEESAKVELKQDSNDSCESAAKAEKGDEKLDSKGAVTGERQSGDGQESTEPVENKVGKKAPKHLDDDEDRKNPAYIPRKGLFFEHDLRGQTQEEEVRPKGRQRKLWKDEGRWEHDKFREDEQAPKTRQELIALYGYDIRSAHNPDDIRPRRMRKPRFGSPQRDPNWSNERPNKPPRHQGTDSTSAPPRTFTSRSSAGTGRMPPPRSYPRVGGYKETRPGYRASEVSVQHPSRNGEQGKQESGYRAKRAEQSPPREKSPEVEAVHVHGSPVKEEGALENQTDAVQPPPDRPIEKKSYSRARRTRVKAGDTGKLADDVPALEAPATPKPVQAETSPPPAKSSNWESPVESSLDGLEQEMIQMNLTEQNWSPGQSQFIQPRELRGIPNHMHVGTGPPPQFNRMEEMAVQGGRVKRYSSQRQRPPVPEPAPPMHISIMEGHYYDPLQFQGPIYTHSENPAPLPPQGMIVQPEMHLPHPGLHPHQTAAPMANPGLYPPPVSMPPGQXPPQQLLAPTYFSPPGVMNFGNPGXPYPPGALPPPPPPHLYSNTQAQSQVYGGVTYYNTVQQQVQPKPSPPRRTSQPVTIKPPPPEDSKGEKVKERSST